In a genomic window of Cryptococcus deuterogattii R265 chromosome 12, complete sequence:
- a CDS encoding YeeE/YedE family protein: protein MPFTPVHSFVGALLLHLSTSQILEDTGRVFGISGIVSGAVLGGREGWRWAVVSGLVAGPALAAVTGVKGLFPGQGLSALETIGKGKLALAGLLVGLGSRISNGCTSGHMLCGVARLSVRSIVATVTFFATAVITGNIFPQYPIPSTPAYSIELPSLPTTVALICVPLVARFTLQATSSTLTRMKSVPKIARLLPYFVSSLIFSIGLSLSGMTDPSKVSAFLRFPNPQCWDPSLLVVVLGGVLPNMIHYAFLINKNKMPGNGQPKPRFSWESWQVPTRKDIDSKLLMGAAIFGVGWGLMGICPGPALVSLGSALIDVCFGSGSLQGLGKISTFLGTMLLGMAVGGSI from the exons ATGCCTTTCACGCCTGTCCATTCGTTCGTGGGGGCTTTACTGCTTCACCTCTCCACTTCCCAGATTCTCGAAGATACCGGCCGTGTCTTTGGCATATCAGGGATTGTAAGTGGTGCTGTACtaggaggacgagaaggcTGGAGATGGGCTGTTGTCAGCGGGTTGGTGGCAGGACCAGCACTGGCTGCTGTTACCGGCGTCAAAGGTCTATTTCCAGGACAGGGTCTATCAGCTCTGGAGACTATAGGCAAAGGTAAATTAGCATTGGCGGGGTTACTCGTTGGTTTAGGAAGCCGG ATTAGCAATGGTTGTACCAGTGGACATATGCTCTGTGGAGTCGCAAGACTATCTGTACGGTCAATCGTAGCAACCGTGACATTTTTCGCCACTGCAGTTATCACTGGCAATATCTTCCCCCAGTACCCTATCCCTTCAACCCCCGCATACTCTATCGAACTgccctctcttccaaccACCGTTGCTCTAATTTGCGTACCTCTGGTTGCCCGATTCACCCTGCAAGCGACAAGTAGCACCTTGACCCGCATGAAATCTGTTCCCAAAATCGCACGCCTTTTACCATACTTTGTCTCAAGTCTGATCTTCTCTATCGGTCTATCACTGTCTGGCATGACGGACCCTTCAAAAGTGTCGGCTTTCCTCAGATTCCCTAATCCACAGTGTTGGGACCCCTCTTTGCTCGTGGTGGTGCTCGGTGGCGTTCTTCCAAATATGATACACTACGCCTTTCTTATCAACAAGAACAAGATGCCCGGGAACGGGCAACCAAAGCCAAGATTTAGCTGGGAAAGCTGGCAAGTCCCCACACGAAAAGATATCGATTCAAAACTTTTAATGGGTGCTGCCATCTTTGGTGTCGGCTGGGGGTTGATGGGGATATGTCCCGGTCCAGCCTTAGTTTCTTTGGGTTCGGCCTTGATCGATGTTTGCTTTGGTTCTGGTTCTCTGCAAGGATTGGGGAAAATATCGACTTTCTTGGGAACGATGCTTTTGGGCATGGCCGTTGGAGGGAGTATTtaa
- a CDS encoding RNA exonuclease NGL2, whose protein sequence is MPKGPYVPTPEQIALAERRRAERAAKKAAAAAGKVEPTEEEKLVMEKCTFLKREWIDVPGKGQEDKGGMQWKKAKIITWNLLAQTLVRRELFPGSDCLRWADRKPMLLAEFVHHSSNDIICLQECDKLPDFLPALPQHAYIKGTGPGKLHGLVVLYRKDRFSLRQSKLIHLDFEEIHPRPGNLAAGEDGDESLEEVRRRRGGSRQTKNVGLLVALEGNDGEGVVIATTHLFWHPKFVYERVRQALLLVRAIRRFQKANNCTTWPVVLAGDLNTQPSEATYQLLVSPHSPLPQRYLDEISQSRLVHDSLAKIPLTPPEIPSSASEPPSTTGTGSTTPAITNRTEAEKDAENEDLDDKSTANTRSPRLSDGLPTALELVELFKAEFPLINGDGDQHEGAKSAYGSTQWKEGKGIDGFNDRKGFEDGEKVNGRDEPGWTCFTPLFRLTLDYLLVLPPVNSSSLITTSTTSSASATSGVEIRKVMLPPKASDLGEGLPRKGICASDHVAVGCEIEW, encoded by the exons ATGCCCAAAGGACCCTACGTCCCGACACCCGAACAAATCGCTCTGGCCGAGAGACGCCGGGCCGAGCGAGCAGCCAAAAaggccgctgctgctgctggtaaAGTGGAGCCgacagaggaggaaaagttGGTAATGGAAAAGTGCACGTTCCTCAAAAGGGAATGGATTGATGTCCCTGGTAAAGGCCAGGAAGATAAGGGAGGAATgcaatggaagaaggccaaAATTATTACTTGGAAT TTGCTTGCTCAAACTCTTGTCC GACGAGAGCTTTTCCCTGGCTCTGACTGTCTTCGATGGGCGGACCGTAAGCCCATGCTCCTTGCTGAATTTGTCCACCATTCCTCGAACGATATTATCTGTCTCCAA GAATGTGACAAGCTTCCCGacttccttcctgcctTACCTCAACACGCCTATATCAAGGGTACAGGCCCAGGCAAACTTCATGGCCTTGTCGTTCTTTATCGCAAAGACCGGTTCTCACTTCGCCAGAGCAAATTAATCCATTTAGATTTCGAAGAAATCCACCCCCGTCCAGGCAATTTGGcagcaggagaagatggtgacgAGTCTTTGGAGGAGGTACGAAGACGTCGAGGAGGATCAAGGCAGACAAAGAATGTGGGACTGTTAGTAGCGTTAGAAGGCAatgatggtgaaggtgTCGTTATCGCTACTACTCATCT GTTCTGGCATCCCAA GTTCGTATACGAACGAGTTCGTCAGGCTCTTTTGCTTGTACGAGCTATTAGGCGCTTCCAAAAAGCCAATAACTGTACCACATGGCCTGTTGTTCTCGCTGGAG ATCTCAATACCCAACCATCTGAAGCAACATACCAGCTGCTCGTCTCCCCACACTCCCCTCTCCCGCAGCGATATCTCGACGAAATATCACAATCCCGTCTCGTGCACGACTCACTTGCCAAAATCCCTCTCACACCTCCTGAaattccttcctctgcgTCCGAACCTCCCAGCACCACCGGTACTGGCTCTACGACCCCTGCAATAACTAACAGGACggaagcagagaaagaCGCAGAAAATGAGGATCTTGATGATAAATCAACTGCTAATACCCGTTCTCCCCGGCTGTCAGATGGGTTGCCCACGGCGTTAGAGCTCGTGGAGCTGTTCAAAGCTGAATTCCCTCTTATAAATGGAGATGGCGATCAACATGAGGGTGCAAAGAGTGCCTATGGATCGACtcaatggaaggaaggaaaggggatCGATGGATTCAATGACAGAAAAGGTTTcgaagatggggagaaggtgaatggaagggatgaacCTGGATGGACTTGTTTTACGCCTCTTTTCCGCTTAACTTTAG ATTATCTCCTCGTCTTACCTCCTGTCAATTCTTCGTCTCTTATCActacctccaccacctcttccgcttccgCCACTTCTGGCGTCGAGATTCGAAAAGTCATGCTACCCCCCAAAGCCTCAGATCTTGGTGAAGGATTACCACGAAAAGGAATTTGCGCGAGTGACCATGTAGCGGTGGGATGTGAAATCGAGTGGTAA
- a CDS encoding glutathione S-transferase, with the protein MPMPDEHIHPTATGLAKKVVNAHQDPQDLVFWSGWFCPFNQRIWIALEERKIPYQYHEVNPYKKEEAFLKLNPLGLVPTLEIKTPDGSKSLYESDVLAEFLEDLYPPSKEHPSIFPSDPYEKSWVRLNIQHVTKKIIPNYFKLQQAQTESDQDAARKELISALRTYAKRVEGPYFAGEQWTAVDGALAPFVRRLYILEKHRNFDEKEVGEGWWEYRERLMARDSLKNTSSEDQYYEEILGRYLKNEAQSEVAKATRAGQSLP; encoded by the exons ATGCCCATGCCCGATGAACACATCCACCCGACTGCCACAGGCCTTGCTAAAAAGGTCGTGAACGCTCATCAAGATCCTCAAGACTTAGTATTCTGGAGCGGATGG TTCTGCCCCTTCAATCAG CGTATCTGGATTGCCCTTGAGGAGCGAAAGATACCTTACCAATACCATGAAGTAAAC CCAtacaagaaggaagaggcatTCCTCAAGCTTAACCCTCTAGGGCTTGTGCCGACACTCGAGATCAAAACTCCCGACGGTAGCAAATCGCTTTACGAGAGTGATGTCCTGGCAGAGTTCTTAGAGGATCTTTATCCTCCCAGCAAGGAGCATCC gtccatctttccttctgaTCCATACGAGAAGTCATGGGTCAGACTCAACATTCAACATGTCACCAAA AAAATCATCCCCAACTACTTCAAACTCCAACAAGCCCAAACTGAATCAGATCAAGATGCCGCCCGTAAAGAACTCATCTCCGCTCTTCGTACATACGCCAAACGCGTCGAAGGTCCTTATTTTGCAGGCGAACAGTGGACAGCCGTAGATGGAGCACTGGCACCGTTTGTAAGGAGGTTGTATATTCTTGAAAAGCATAGGAATTtcgatgagaaggaggtgggggAAGGGTGGTGGGAGTATAGGGAGAGGTTGATGG CTCGCGATTCGCTCAAGAATACCTCATCAGAGGATCAGTATTACGAGGAAATCTTGGGAAG ATACCTCAAGAATGAAGCTCAATCAGAAGTCGCCAAGGCTACTCGTGCTGGCCAGAGTCTTCCCTAA